In Bacillota bacterium, one genomic interval encodes:
- the rplB gene encoding 50S ribosomal protein L2: MPVRGFKPTSPGRRQMTVLAFDEITKKEPEKSLLRRLVRKAGRNFQGRITVRHRGGGHKRFYRVVDFRRDKEGVPARVAAIEYDPNRSAHIALLHYADGEKRYVLAPVGLKVGDRVEAGPGADIKPGNTLPLANIPVGTVVHNIELAPGKGGQVARAAGAAAQVMAKEGGFALLRLPSGEQRLFPLQCRATVGQVGNLDHENVSLGKAGRKRWLGIRPTTRGSVMNPVDHPHGGGEGKAPIGHPGPLTPWGKPTLGYKTRKKNKPSDRLIVKRRRG; the protein is encoded by the coding sequence ATGCCCGTCAGGGGCTTTAAACCTACCTCGCCTGGACGCCGGCAGATGACGGTGCTGGCGTTCGACGAGATCACGAAGAAGGAACCGGAAAAATCCTTGCTCAGGCGCCTGGTGAGGAAGGCGGGGCGCAACTTCCAGGGGCGCATCACGGTGCGCCACCGGGGTGGAGGGCACAAGCGCTTTTACCGGGTGGTTGACTTCCGCCGGGACAAAGAGGGCGTGCCCGCCCGGGTGGCGGCCATCGAGTACGATCCCAACCGGTCTGCCCACATCGCCCTCCTGCACTACGCCGATGGCGAGAAGCGGTATGTGCTGGCTCCCGTCGGCCTCAAGGTGGGCGACCGGGTGGAAGCGGGCCCGGGGGCCGACATCAAGCCCGGCAACACCCTGCCCCTGGCCAACATCCCGGTGGGAACGGTGGTACACAACATCGAACTGGCCCCCGGCAAGGGCGGCCAGGTGGCGCGAGCGGCGGGGGCCGCGGCTCAGGTGATGGCCAAGGAGGGTGGATTTGCCCTGTTGCGGCTGCCCTCGGGTGAGCAGCGCCTGTTCCCCCTGCAATGTCGGGCCACGGTGGGCCAGGTGGGCAACCTGGATCATGAGAACGTGTCGCTTGGCAAGGCAGGTCGCAAGCGCTGGTTGGGTATCCGTCCCACCACCCGCGGTTCGGTGATGAACCCGGTAGACCACCCCCACGGGGGCGGAGAGGGTAAGGCTCCCATAGGGCACCCCGGTCCCCTTACCCCCTGGGGCAAGCCCACCCTTGGCTACAAGACGCGCAAGAAGAACAAGCCGTCTGACCGGCTGATCGTGAAGCGGCGCCGCGGTTAG
- the rplV gene encoding 50S ribosomal protein L22: MAKKTAKAESARASARFVRLSPTKVNLVLKLVRGKPVDEALSILRFSPRRAARTVAKVLLSAVANAENNFDMDRHRLYVAEAQVGPGPILKRWHPRMRGQAFPILRRTCHITMVVREREGD; the protein is encoded by the coding sequence ATGGCGAAGAAGACGGCAAAAGCGGAATCGGCCCGGGCTTCGGCGCGTTTCGTGCGGCTTTCCCCCACTAAAGTGAACCTGGTGCTCAAGCTGGTGCGGGGTAAGCCGGTGGATGAAGCGCTTTCCATCCTGCGTTTCTCCCCGCGCCGGGCGGCCCGCACGGTGGCCAAGGTCCTGCTCTCAGCGGTGGCCAACGCGGAGAACAACTTCGATATGGACCGGCACCGCCTGTACGTGGCCGAGGCCCAGGTGGGGCCCGGTCCCATCCTGAAGCGGTGGCACCCCCGGATGCGGGGTCAGGCGTTCCCCATCCTCCGGCGCACCTGTCACATCACCATGGTGGTGCGGGAACGGGAGGGCGATTGA
- the rplW gene encoding 50S ribosomal protein L23: MTDVHDVIIRPIISEKSNALMGQGKYTFVVHPRATKVQIRQAVEELFRVKVRSVNTCRYRGKPRRFGVHRGRTPAWKKAVVTLAPGEKIQFFEGM, encoded by the coding sequence GTGACGGACGTCCACGACGTCATCATCCGTCCCATAATCTCGGAGAAATCCAATGCCCTCATGGGTCAGGGTAAGTATACCTTCGTGGTGCACCCTCGCGCCACCAAGGTACAGATCCGGCAGGCGGTAGAAGAGCTGTTCCGGGTAAAGGTGCGTTCGGTGAACACGTGCCGCTATCGGGGCAAGCCCCGCCGCTTCGGTGTACACCGGGGCCGGACTCCGGCCTGGAAGAAGGCTGTGGTCACCCTGGCTCCGGGGGAGAAGATCCAGTTCTTCGAGGGCATGTAG
- the rplX gene encoding 50S ribosomal protein L24 yields MKLHVRTGDTVVVISGKHKGAKGKILRTEPARGRVVVEQVNLVKRHQRPTAKVMQGGIIQKEAPIHASNVMLVCTRCHKPTRVGHTFLEDGRKVRVCKRCGEVIDR; encoded by the coding sequence ATGAAGCTGCACGTGCGCACCGGTGATACCGTGGTAGTCATCTCCGGCAAACACAAGGGGGCAAAGGGAAAGATCCTCCGCACCGAACCGGCCCGGGGGCGGGTGGTGGTGGAGCAGGTCAACCTGGTGAAGCGCCACCAGCGTCCCACTGCCAAAGTGATGCAGGGTGGCATTATCCAGAAGGAAGCCCCCATTCACGCCAGCAACGTCATGCTGGTGTGCACCCGTTGCCATAAGCCCACCCGGGTGGGACATACCTTCCTGGAAGATGGGCGCAAGGTGAGGGTGTGCAAACGGTGCGGTGAGGTCATCGACCGCTAG
- the tuf gene encoding elongation factor Tu — protein MGKKKFERTKPHVNVGTIGHIDHGKTTLTAAITKVLSQNGLADYVPFEMIDKAPEEKARGITINTAHVEYETPKRHYAHVDCPGHADYIKNMITGAAQMDGAILVVSAPDGPMPQTREHVLLARQVEVPSMVVFLNKVDMVDDPEILELSELEVREVLSKYNFPGDDTPVVKGSALRALECGCGKRECQWCGKIWELMDAVDEFIPTPVREVDKPFLMPVEDVFSITGRGTVATGRVERGRIKVGDEVEIVGFADRPRKTVATGVEMFRKTLDEAVAGDNIGVLLRGIDKDEVERGHVLAKPGSIKPHTRFSAEVYVLTKEEGGRHTPFFPGYRPQFYFRTTDVTGTIKLPEGVEMVMPGDNINMEVELITPIAIESGLRFAIREGGRTVGAGVVTGIHE, from the coding sequence TTGGGTAAGAAGAAGTTCGAACGCACCAAGCCCCACGTGAACGTGGGGACCATCGGGCACATCGACCACGGCAAGACCACACTCACTGCAGCCATCACCAAGGTGCTCTCCCAGAACGGCCTGGCAGATTATGTGCCCTTCGAGATGATCGATAAGGCGCCGGAGGAGAAGGCCCGCGGCATCACCATCAACACCGCCCACGTGGAATACGAGACGCCCAAGCGGCACTATGCCCACGTGGACTGCCCGGGCCACGCCGACTACATCAAGAACATGATCACCGGTGCCGCCCAGATGGACGGGGCCATCCTGGTGGTTTCCGCCCCGGATGGGCCCATGCCCCAGACCAGGGAACACGTCCTGCTGGCCCGCCAGGTGGAGGTTCCCTCCATGGTCGTGTTCCTCAACAAGGTGGACATGGTGGATGACCCCGAGATCCTCGAGTTGTCCGAGCTGGAAGTAAGGGAGGTACTCAGCAAGTACAATTTCCCCGGCGACGATACCCCGGTGGTCAAGGGGTCGGCACTCAGGGCGCTCGAGTGCGGGTGCGGCAAGCGGGAATGCCAGTGGTGCGGCAAGATCTGGGAGCTTATGGATGCGGTTGATGAGTTCATCCCGACCCCCGTGCGCGAGGTCGACAAGCCCTTCCTCATGCCGGTGGAGGACGTGTTCTCCATCACCGGACGCGGCACTGTGGCCACGGGCCGGGTCGAGCGGGGCAGGATCAAGGTGGGCGACGAGGTGGAAATTGTTGGCTTTGCCGACCGGCCGCGCAAGACGGTGGCCACCGGTGTAGAGATGTTCCGCAAGACCCTGGACGAGGCTGTGGCCGGCGACAACATCGGGGTGCTGCTGCGGGGTATTGACAAGGACGAGGTAGAGCGTGGCCACGTGTTGGCCAAGCCCGGCTCCATCAAGCCGCACACCCGTTTCTCGGCCGAAGTGTACGTGCTCACCAAGGAGGAAGGTGGCCGCCACACCCCCTTCTTCCCCGGATACCGGCCCCAGTTCTACTTCCGCACCACCGATGTGACCGGCACCATCAAGCTCCCCGAGGGTGTGGAGATGGTCATGCCCGGAGACAACATCAACATGGAAGTGGAACTCATCACCCCCATCGCCATCGAGAGCGGGCTGCGCTTCGCGATCCGTGAGGGTGGACGCACGGTGGGGGCCGGAGTAGTGACGGGCATCCACGAGTGA
- the rpsQ gene encoding 30S ribosomal protein S17: MTERGRRQEMVGTVVSDKMQKTVVVAVERLVAHPLYGRRMRRTSRFKAHDEIGCHVGDRVLIMETRPLSKEKRWRVVRILERAR, from the coding sequence ATGACCGAGCGCGGCCGGCGCCAGGAAATGGTGGGCACCGTGGTGTCCGACAAGATGCAGAAGACGGTAGTGGTGGCGGTGGAGCGCCTGGTCGCCCACCCCCTGTACGGGCGACGCATGCGGCGGACGTCCCGGTTCAAGGCCCACGACGAAATTGGGTGTCACGTGGGTGACCGGGTGTTGATCATGGAGACCCGTCCCCTGAGCAAGGAGAAGAGGTGGCGGGTCGTGCGTATCCTCGAACGAGCCAGGTAG
- the rpsG gene encoding 30S ribosomal protein S7, whose protein sequence is MPRRGSVPRRAVAPDPVYGSEMVARLINKVMWDGKKSLAESIVYRAFDIVAKKSGRDPLDVFEQALKNAMPTLEVRPRRVGGATYQVPIEVRPERRVSLGMRWLVQYARERNERTMVERLAGEILDAAAGQGGAVKKREDTHRMAEANRAFAHYRW, encoded by the coding sequence ATGCCCAGACGAGGAAGTGTACCACGACGGGCTGTGGCCCCTGACCCGGTGTACGGGAGCGAAATGGTCGCTCGTCTCATCAACAAGGTGATGTGGGACGGCAAGAAATCCCTGGCCGAGAGCATCGTGTACCGGGCCTTCGACATCGTGGCCAAGAAGTCGGGTCGGGATCCCCTGGATGTGTTCGAACAGGCGCTCAAGAACGCCATGCCCACCCTGGAGGTGCGGCCGCGCCGGGTTGGCGGTGCCACCTACCAGGTTCCCATCGAGGTTAGGCCGGAGCGACGCGTGTCACTGGGCATGCGCTGGCTGGTGCAGTACGCCAGGGAGCGCAACGAGCGCACCATGGTGGAGCGCCTGGCGGGGGAGATCCTGGATGCCGCCGCAGGTCAGGGAGGGGCTGTGAAGAAGAGGGAAGACACGCACCGCATGGCCGAGGCCAACCGTGCCTTCGCCCACTACCGCTGGTAG
- the rpsJ gene encoding 30S ribosomal protein S10 produces MPGQKIRIKLRAFDHKILDQSAERIVDTARRTGARVSGPIPLPTERKVFTVLVAPNGEKDHREQFEMRTHRRLIDILEPNQRTVDALMRLDLPAGVDIEIRQ; encoded by the coding sequence ATGCCCGGTCAGAAGATACGCATCAAGCTACGGGCTTTCGATCACAAGATACTGGACCAGTCGGCGGAACGCATCGTGGACACGGCGCGGCGGACGGGGGCCAGGGTTTCTGGCCCCATCCCCCTGCCCACCGAGCGCAAGGTGTTTACCGTGCTGGTGGCTCCCAACGGGGAAAAGGATCATCGGGAACAGTTCGAGATGCGCACCCACAGGCGCCTCATCGATATCCTGGAACCCAACCAGCGCACGGTGGACGCCCTCATGCGCCTGGATCTCCCCGCCGGCGTAGACATCGAGATCAGGCAGTAG
- the rplP gene encoding 50S ribosomal protein L16: protein MLMPKRVKWRKQHRGRMKGAAYSGNEVFYGEYGLQALEPAWITDRQIEAARVALTRHMRRGGKVWIKIFPDKPVTAKPAETRMGSGKGNPEYWVAVVKPGRILFEVAGVDEATAREAMRLAGHKLPIRTRFVKREEMVPQAGGEANEG, encoded by the coding sequence ATGCTCATGCCCAAGCGAGTCAAGTGGCGCAAGCAGCACCGGGGCCGCATGAAGGGCGCTGCTTACTCCGGCAACGAGGTGTTTTACGGCGAGTACGGGCTGCAGGCGCTGGAGCCGGCCTGGATCACCGACCGCCAGATCGAGGCGGCCCGCGTTGCCCTCACCAGGCACATGCGCCGCGGGGGAAAGGTGTGGATCAAGATATTCCCCGACAAGCCGGTGACCGCCAAGCCGGCAGAAACCCGCATGGGAAGTGGTAAGGGGAACCCGGAATACTGGGTGGCGGTGGTGAAGCCGGGGCGCATTCTCTTCGAGGTGGCGGGCGTGGACGAGGCCACCGCCCGGGAGGCCATGCGCCTGGCCGGCCACAAGCTGCCCATCAGGACCCGCTTCGTGAAGCGGGAGGAAATGGTCCCCCAGGCGGGCGGTGAGGCTAATGAAGGCTAG
- the rpsC gene encoding 30S ribosomal protein S3: MGQKVHPKVFRIGINKDWDSRWIVPRKQFADVLHEDHEIRKFIKEKLYAAGISRVEIERAANRLRITIHTGKPGLVIGQGGTRVEELRKQLEALTGKHVSINIAEVKVADLDAQLVAENIASQLEKRISHRRAMKSAIARAMRAGAKGVRIIVSGRIAGAEIARRERASEGKVPLGTLRADIDYGFAEARTTYGQIGVKVWVYKGEILPDRRRPAERGA; this comes from the coding sequence ATGGGTCAGAAGGTACATCCCAAGGTATTCCGCATAGGAATCAACAAGGACTGGGACTCGCGCTGGATCGTCCCCAGGAAGCAGTTCGCGGACGTCCTCCACGAGGACCACGAGATCCGTAAGTTCATCAAGGAAAAGCTGTACGCAGCCGGCATATCCCGGGTGGAAATCGAGCGGGCGGCCAACCGGCTACGCATCACCATCCACACCGGTAAGCCCGGGCTGGTCATCGGCCAGGGCGGAACCCGGGTGGAGGAGTTGCGCAAGCAACTGGAGGCTTTGACGGGGAAGCACGTGTCCATCAACATCGCGGAAGTTAAGGTGGCCGACCTGGACGCCCAACTGGTGGCGGAGAACATCGCTTCCCAGCTGGAAAAGCGCATCTCCCACCGGCGGGCCATGAAATCGGCCATCGCGCGGGCCATGCGGGCAGGCGCCAAAGGGGTCAGGATCATCGTCTCCGGGCGTATCGCGGGTGCGGAGATCGCCCGGCGGGAACGGGCCAGCGAGGGGAAGGTGCCGCTGGGGACGCTGCGCGCCGACATCGACTACGGGTTCGCGGAGGCGCGCACCACGTACGGCCAGATCGGGGTCAAGGTGTGGGTCTATAAAGGCGAGATCCTCCCCGACCGCCGCCGGCCCGCAGAGAGGGGGGCCTAG
- the fusA gene encoding elongation factor G, which produces MPREYPLEKTRNIGIAAHIDAGKTTTTERILFYTGRVHRMGEVDEGSATMDWMVQEQERGITITSAATTCFWKGHRINIIDTPGHVDFTVEVERSLRVLDGVIAIFCAKGGVEPQSETVWRQADRYGVPRIAYVNKMDTVGADFFRVVEEIRTRLGAHPVPVQVPIGVEDSFQGVVDLITEEAIVYVDELGTQSEVTTVPPELAEQVSTWREKLLEACCDFDEEILARYLEGEPVAPDQIRGALRRGTLANRIVPVLCGASYRNKGVQPLLDAVVYYLPSPLDVPAVRGVNPHTGEEEERAVSDDAPLCALAFKVMADPHVGKLTFLRIYSGTLSAGSYVYNATRGVKERVGRVLYMHANHREDARLAYAGDIAAAVGLKETGTGDTLCPEEHPLVLEPMTFPEPVISVAIEPRTRADQDRLGMSLARLSEEDPTFRVRVDPETGQTLISGMGELHLEIIVDRLLREFKVEANVGRPQVAYKESITAAAEAEGKWIKQTGGRGQYGHVWLRLEPLARGAGFVFEDRIVGGVVPREFIPAVEAGVREAMASGVLAGYPVIDVRVTLFDGSYHEVDSSEVAFKLAAAQAFRSAAEKAAPVLLEPVMRVEVVVPEAYMGDVMGDLSARRGHIEGLESRGNVQVIRGTVPLAEMFGYATDLRSLTQGRGTYTMQFDSYQPVPAQVLEGILARSGYRSRV; this is translated from the coding sequence ATGCCCAGGGAATATCCGCTGGAAAAGACGCGCAACATTGGAATAGCAGCTCACATCGACGCCGGTAAGACCACCACCACCGAGCGCATCCTGTTCTACACCGGCAGGGTGCACCGCATGGGCGAGGTGGACGAAGGGTCCGCCACCATGGACTGGATGGTGCAGGAACAGGAGCGGGGCATCACCATCACCTCCGCAGCCACTACCTGCTTCTGGAAGGGCCACCGCATAAATATCATAGACACGCCCGGCCACGTGGATTTCACCGTGGAAGTCGAGCGTTCGCTGCGGGTACTGGACGGGGTAATCGCCATCTTCTGCGCCAAGGGAGGAGTGGAGCCCCAGTCGGAAACGGTGTGGCGGCAGGCCGACCGCTATGGGGTGCCGCGCATCGCTTACGTCAACAAGATGGACACCGTGGGGGCCGACTTCTTCCGGGTGGTGGAAGAAATTCGCACCCGCCTGGGGGCGCACCCGGTGCCCGTGCAGGTGCCCATCGGGGTAGAGGATAGCTTCCAGGGCGTGGTTGACCTGATCACGGAAGAGGCTATCGTGTACGTGGACGAGTTGGGAACCCAGAGCGAGGTGACGACGGTTCCTCCCGAACTCGCCGAGCAGGTGAGCACCTGGCGGGAGAAGCTGCTGGAGGCTTGCTGTGACTTCGATGAAGAGATTCTCGCCCGCTACCTGGAGGGAGAACCGGTAGCACCGGACCAGATCAGGGGGGCTTTACGGCGCGGTACCCTGGCGAACCGGATAGTGCCCGTCCTGTGCGGGGCCTCTTACCGGAACAAGGGCGTGCAACCCCTGCTGGACGCGGTCGTGTACTATCTGCCCTCCCCTCTGGATGTCCCGGCCGTACGTGGTGTCAATCCCCACACCGGTGAAGAGGAAGAGCGTGCGGTCAGTGATGATGCTCCCCTCTGTGCCCTGGCGTTCAAGGTGATGGCCGACCCCCACGTGGGTAAGCTCACGTTCCTGCGCATATACTCGGGCACCCTGAGCGCGGGCTCCTACGTGTACAACGCCACCCGGGGTGTCAAGGAGCGAGTGGGCCGGGTGCTGTACATGCACGCCAATCACCGGGAGGATGCGCGCCTGGCCTATGCGGGGGACATTGCCGCGGCCGTGGGACTGAAGGAGACCGGCACGGGAGACACCCTCTGCCCGGAAGAGCATCCCCTGGTGCTGGAACCCATGACCTTTCCCGAGCCCGTCATCTCGGTGGCCATCGAGCCCCGTACCCGGGCCGACCAGGACCGCCTGGGGATGTCCCTGGCCCGGCTATCCGAGGAGGATCCCACCTTCCGGGTGCGGGTCGACCCCGAGACAGGTCAGACCCTCATCTCGGGCATGGGCGAGTTGCACCTGGAGATAATCGTGGACCGCCTCCTGCGGGAGTTCAAGGTAGAGGCCAACGTGGGCCGTCCCCAGGTGGCGTACAAGGAGAGCATCACCGCCGCCGCCGAGGCGGAAGGGAAGTGGATCAAGCAAACCGGAGGTCGGGGCCAGTACGGGCACGTGTGGCTGCGGCTGGAGCCCCTGGCCCGCGGGGCGGGTTTCGTCTTCGAGGATCGCATCGTGGGCGGCGTGGTGCCGCGGGAGTTCATCCCGGCGGTGGAGGCGGGCGTGCGGGAAGCCATGGCCAGCGGCGTGCTGGCCGGCTACCCGGTGATCGACGTGCGGGTGACCCTGTTCGATGGGTCCTACCACGAGGTTGATTCATCCGAGGTGGCGTTCAAGCTGGCGGCGGCGCAGGCTTTCCGCTCCGCGGCGGAAAAGGCTGCCCCCGTCCTGCTGGAGCCGGTGATGAGGGTGGAGGTGGTGGTCCCAGAGGCGTACATGGGGGATGTAATGGGAGACCTGTCGGCCCGCAGGGGCCACATCGAGGGTTTGGAGTCCCGGGGTAACGTGCAGGTGATCCGGGGAACGGTCCCGCTGGCGGAGATGTTCGGTTACGCTACAGACCTGAGGTCCCTCACCCAGGGCAGGGGAACGTACACCATGCAGTTCGACTCCTACCAACCTGTTCCTGCCCAGGTGCTGGAGGGCATACTGGCGCGGTCAGGATACCGCAGCCGAGTGTAA
- the rpsS gene encoding 30S ribosomal protein S19 translates to MGRSRKKGPYVDQKLLEKIVALNKKVEKRVIKTWARACTIVPEMVGHTIAVYDGRKHVPVYITEEMVGHKLGEFAPTRIFRGHGAHTERSTALK, encoded by the coding sequence ATGGGCCGTTCGCGCAAGAAAGGTCCCTACGTGGACCAGAAACTCCTGGAAAAGATAGTGGCGCTCAACAAGAAGGTGGAGAAGCGGGTGATCAAGACCTGGGCCCGAGCCTGCACCATCGTGCCCGAGATGGTGGGGCACACCATCGCCGTGTACGACGGGCGCAAGCACGTGCCGGTGTACATCACCGAGGAGATGGTGGGGCACAAGCTGGGTGAGTTTGCGCCCACCCGAATCTTCCGCGGCCACGGCGCTCACACCGAGCGCTCCACGGCCCTGAAGTGA
- the rpmC gene encoding 50S ribosomal protein L29 — MKARDLREMTAEELEARLKDLKGELFNLRFQLATGQLDNIMRIRQVRKDIARVKTVMREIELAREGRA; from the coding sequence ATGAAGGCTAGGGATCTGAGGGAAATGACGGCTGAGGAACTGGAGGCCAGGTTGAAAGACCTGAAGGGTGAACTGTTCAACCTGCGGTTTCAACTGGCCACCGGACAACTGGACAACATCATGCGCATCCGCCAGGTGCGTAAGGACATCGCCCGCGTGAAGACGGTCATGCGGGAGATAGAGCTGGCCAGGGAGGGACGGGCATGA
- the rplN gene encoding 50S ribosomal protein L14, with protein MIQAQTRLQVADNTGAREIMCIRVLGGSKRRYGNVGDVIVAAVKEATPGGAVKKGDVVRAVIVRTRHGVHREDGSWIRFDDNAAVILKDGREPRGTRIFGPVARELREKEFMKIISLAPEVL; from the coding sequence ATGATCCAGGCCCAGACCAGGTTACAGGTAGCAGACAATACGGGCGCCCGGGAGATCATGTGCATCCGGGTGCTGGGCGGTTCCAAGCGCCGGTACGGGAACGTGGGCGATGTGATAGTGGCCGCGGTCAAGGAAGCCACCCCGGGCGGAGCGGTTAAGAAGGGTGACGTGGTGCGGGCGGTGATAGTGCGCACGCGCCACGGCGTCCACCGGGAAGATGGCTCCTGGATCAGGTTCGACGACAACGCGGCTGTGATCTTAAAGGACGGCCGGGAGCCGCGCGGTACCCGCATCTTCGGGCCGGTGGCCCGGGAACTGCGGGAGAAGGAGTTCATGAAGATCATCTCCCTGGCCCCCGAGGTGCTGTAG
- the rpsL gene encoding 30S ribosomal protein S12 has translation MPTFNQLVRLGRQTPRRKSKSPALQGNPQKRGVCTRVGTVTPKKPNSALRKIARVRLSNGVEVTAYIPGIGHNLQEHSVVLVRGGRVKDLPGVRYHIIRGTLDAAGVQKRMQGRSKYGAKRPKK, from the coding sequence GTGCCCACGTTCAATCAACTGGTGAGGTTGGGGAGGCAAACTCCCCGGCGTAAGTCCAAGTCGCCTGCCCTGCAGGGGAATCCCCAGAAGCGGGGCGTGTGCACACGTGTAGGCACGGTGACTCCCAAGAAACCCAACTCCGCCCTCCGCAAGATCGCCCGCGTGCGGCTTTCCAACGGGGTGGAGGTAACCGCTTATATCCCCGGCATCGGTCACAACCTGCAGGAGCACTCGGTGGTGCTGGTGCGGGGAGGCCGTGTCAAGGACCTGCCCGGCGTGCGCTATCACATCATCCGAGGCACTCTCGATGCCGCCGGGGTGCAAAAGCGCATGCAGGGTCGCTCCAAGTACGGGGCCAAGCGGCCCAAGAAGTAG
- the rplD gene encoding 50S ribosomal protein L4: MPQVPVVNPDGQQVGEMEVAERVFGQEPNEHLMHSAVVAHLARSRVGTASTLTRAEVSGGGRKPWRQKGTGRARHGSIRSPLWRKGGVVFGPKPRDYGFSIPVKARRQALRSALSVRARQGAIKVVQGLVLEAPRTRMLAGILEKLGATRSTLIVTATRDRNLELSARNIPGVDTALAHELHAYQVLDHDLLLFTPEAMARVEEVLS, encoded by the coding sequence ATGCCACAGGTACCAGTCGTGAATCCCGACGGGCAACAGGTAGGAGAAATGGAGGTGGCCGAGCGTGTCTTCGGCCAGGAGCCGAACGAGCACCTGATGCACAGTGCGGTGGTGGCCCACCTGGCCCGGAGCCGGGTGGGAACGGCATCCACGCTCACCCGGGCCGAGGTCTCCGGTGGCGGGCGTAAGCCCTGGCGGCAAAAGGGTACCGGCCGGGCACGCCACGGCAGCATCAGGTCTCCCCTCTGGAGAAAGGGAGGCGTGGTGTTCGGCCCCAAGCCCCGTGATTACGGGTTCTCTATCCCGGTAAAGGCGCGCCGGCAAGCCCTGCGCAGTGCCCTCTCCGTCCGGGCGCGGCAGGGAGCCATCAAGGTGGTGCAGGGACTCGTGCTGGAAGCGCCCAGGACGCGGATGCTGGCTGGGATCCTGGAGAAGCTGGGGGCGACCCGCTCCACCCTGATCGTGACTGCTACCCGGGACCGCAATCTGGAGCTCTCGGCGCGCAACATCCCCGGGGTGGACACGGCCCTGGCTCACGAACTGCACGCGTACCAGGTGCTCGATCACGATCTGCTCCTGTTTACCCCGGAGGCGATGGCCCGGGTGGAGGAGGTCCTATCGTGA
- the rplC gene encoding 50S ribosomal protein L3, with amino-acid sequence MVKGILGRKLGMTQVFDDAGRAVPVTVVKAGPCVVVQRRTPAKDGYSAVQLGFDEVKEGRLNRPRRGHLARAGVRPVRVLREIRVEDPDSYRVGQELKVDMFKPGDRVDVTGISKGKGFAGGVKRWGFARGPMAHGSKYHRSPGSLATGGRMSGGGGRVFPGRKMPGHLGAERVTVQNLRVERVDPEHDLLLLRGAVPGPRGGLVIVRSAIKG; translated from the coding sequence ATGGTGAAGGGGATCCTGGGCAGGAAGCTGGGTATGACCCAGGTGTTCGACGACGCCGGCCGGGCGGTGCCCGTGACCGTGGTGAAAGCCGGGCCGTGCGTGGTGGTGCAAAGGCGCACTCCCGCTAAAGATGGGTACAGTGCCGTGCAGCTGGGGTTCGACGAAGTGAAGGAAGGCCGCCTCAACCGGCCCCGCCGGGGACACCTGGCGCGGGCGGGGGTGCGACCGGTGCGCGTGCTGCGGGAAATCCGGGTGGAAGATCCCGATTCCTACCGGGTCGGCCAGGAACTGAAGGTGGACATGTTCAAGCCCGGTGACCGGGTGGACGTGACCGGCATCAGCAAGGGAAAGGGGTTTGCGGGCGGCGTCAAGCGCTGGGGGTTTGCCCGCGGACCCATGGCCCACGGCTCCAAGTACCATCGCAGCCCGGGTAGCCTGGCCACCGGCGGGCGCATGTCGGGCGGGGGCGGGCGGGTATTCCCGGGGCGTAAAATGCCCGGGCACCTGGGCGCCGAGAGGGTAACGGTACAGAACCTGCGCGTGGAACGCGTCGATCCCGAGCACGACCTGCTGCTTTTGCGGGGGGCGGTGCCGGGGCCCCGTGGGGGCCTGGTGATCGTACGCAGCGCCATCAAGGGGTAG